A window of Thalassophryne amazonica chromosome 12, fThaAma1.1, whole genome shotgun sequence genomic DNA:
tctgtagttgcctttgatgctaacAAAAGCGATTGttttgttaaaactcaaaatcagcttgttagcagttgtaagtgtactggagataatactgaaagttatcggttagctgtagcttccgataaatttttgggtggtttatcggtttagctttataaaagacaacttttcagttagctaattctctgttattgaagctaactttttagtttactgtgcccaccactgtgtatatatatatatatagagagagagagagagagagagagagagagagagagagagagagagagagagagagagagagagagagagagagagagagagagatgggctCATGTGGCTTTGTTTACATTCTCTTTCCAAAGGGAATTCTCCAGAAACCATGTGGATTggacagacaacaacaacaaagcagaTACCATTTTCACTTTTGGGTTTTAAAGGAAGAAAAGAGAAATTATGCAGGAAATCTACAATAAAGGAGGAGGAGTGAAAGTCGAGGGTCACTGTCTGTGATCGATGATACTGGGTTGCActctttgattgattgattcttgatCCCTAACAGAAATTTTCTTATTGTCCCCCAAATATTTgatgagatttttttcttttggaaaacTTGGACCAATGACATGGTCCTTCACTTCAgcattaaacaaataaaaataatcaaaagGACAATGGCATggtgacagacagacggacggacggacggacggacggacggacggacggacggacggacggacggacggacggacggacggacggacggacggacggacggacggacggacggacggacggacagacagacagacagacagacagacagacagacagatagatagatagatagatagatagatagatagatagatagatagatagatagatagatagatagatagatagatagatagatagatagatagatagatagcaagCAAGCACACCAGCCCACCACTAGTCCCAACCAACCCATCCGTTCCTCACCCTCTCTCCTGTTGAGTTTGGCGAAGACCGGCACATGGCTGCTGGACAGCTGGGAGGAGCTTCTGAAGGATGATGGTGGTAGATTGGATACCAGTGGGATGTCACATGCCTCTGTTAACCAATAACAAAGTAGAAACAGTCAAAAACTGTTACGGGATTACAGTCATGTTACTATACACTGCAGGAAACAAACTGAATAGTTACTTTATACTAAAAACTGTTATACACAGAGACAACAGATTAAGGTTTGATTCTTGGCAGCCTTCAAAACAGTGCATCATTGAATTTGACTGCATAAACTTGAGAATATTTTTGGAAAGGAGCATTTGTGGTTCAGGTCAAACTTCATGGGTCTGCAGCAATACTATGCTGTGAGGCATGAAGTTCCTCAAGGGGTCAGTTCTTGGCCCATTATTATTGTCCCTGTAAGTGGAACCTTTGGATAAAGGCATATATAACTTTGGGATtaattttcactgctatgcagacaaTTGACCCTTATATACGTGAGTGCATGGAAGCGCTGGAGTTTTGCCTGGCTGCCATGAGGAACTGGCTGTCCTCTAACTTTCTTATAGGATTTttaaatgtaatagttttgagCATCTTCAACATGATGGTCAAATAAGATAAACATCCATTGGagtgtatgacatatgttaccctgaaaCGTGATAACTAAGTGTAACAGATGGtgctgcaaactattcctttttaaaaccctattagctcaaccaataatatgcatcAACATCTACCAatattggagcaacttttgacccATGCACAAACTGATGTTgacatttttcagcatttttgctATTTTCACCCCACAACttcagaactttttttttaattctctcagatcagacaaataattttgTATACTTTTCAGTATGATTAAAGCATTTAAAATTTTGGCCTCTGTGTAATActtcattgaccccaacctggttATAGCTGCCACCCTGGATGGCCTCCGTACCTTTTGTGTAGGctgtggtacactgaggctggattgtaagtgcagTTTAGTTCCCTTAGGTCAAAACAAAGTTTAAGTTAAAGCCAAACTCATGTTGCCTCCAACTAAGCCATCTCTGTATATGTATTTTGTCTTTCACTGACACCCGACCCGATGATTCTGATGCTGTTGCTTTGTTCATAAATAATTATGTTAACAAAAAGTTAAACATTAATGGACTTTATGCTGACATAAATTACATTCATGTTTAACTTTTTGTTAACATAATTGTTATTTTTAACGTCTGACAAAATGCCTTCCTTTTCAAAGACATCATGTCCCAGTGGGTTCATATTTTATGTCTGTTTAAGTGCTTTAAGTTTCGATATGCGTGTGCAGTGCACTTtccatttatgaatatttattcaGTATCTGATGATCAGAAAGCCATGGGCTCCGCTTCAGTGACCCTCTGAGCAGCCGTTTCTCTTTGATGGTGAAATGAAGTGAGACGGTTTGTTGCAGCTCTTTCCATGAAGTATCCGGCTGTACGATCTTGTGTACCACAGAGTTGAGTCTCACAGAGTCAGTGTTTAAAATGAATGTGCTCTGAATATTTATTTCACTGTGTGACACTCTGTGGTTTTCACTGCCATGCAGCTACTCTACAATCATCAGAAGACCTCCAGGTCTGTGGTCCTCTGAAGCTCCTCCTGATAGTTTTCATGCCTCCAGGCTTTGGCGCGGACAGGCTGTGGGTGTAGGGGAGCCCTCAGCCTGAACGGGAGGGGAGTCACCGCACTCCGAGGAGGGGAAATAAGTGCTGAGTGCTGGGATCCCTGAGAAGGTAATGTGGCCTTCTCTGTTTTATTGTGgaagcattacagcgccacatgcAGGCCTGGCAGATGTACTACAGTGTTTTTGGttgttttgaaggttttagtgtggaagcAGTGTTTCCAgagcactttttgaaaatgacaaggaAAGAAGTTGGACTGTGAAAGTGCTGTGGACAAGGTCTGACTGTGTACGTGGAAATAGTTCTGTTGCACTGAGTCCAAATCCACTTCAACAGGAGTTCACAGAATTCTTTTTTTTACTCCCCCcaattattttaaaatttatctttattatttATGACATCTTTTGTTGTGGGTGGTATCATGCTGTGAGGGTGCCTGACACCCGCAGAGGGCAGACcctcaatgcagactcccagaccaggCTTAAGTGTGAAAGAATTCATTGTCTTTAGTCCAGGCtcaggtacggtacacaggttATCAATCAGTGGAACAGCAGTACAAACAGGGCTAGGCAGAAATGCAGTCATGGTCAAGCAGGGTTTAGAGGCACAAGCAGTCAAAGACTTCAGGGTTGAGGCAAAACAATGTGGTCAAAAATACAAAGCATGTTTGAGGTACATGGCTAGACAAAACAGGACGAATGCGTActtagacaacaaactggcaggggtgTGGTGGTTGGGAGGAGTTTAAATAGACTTTTGTTAACAAAGGTGCACATGGAGGTGaatgatctagaaagggggcgtggctcaaGGAAAAAGATTGTGtgtggtgcaagatagtgaggaatgGAATACACAAAGTGGAGTGAAGAAAGAGACCAAGACACATGAACAGGTGCAAGAGCATCAGTGGATGAAAACACAAGTGAAAGATGAATACACAATGACAGGTGCAGGAACgtggagtgagaacataatcagatgggaGTGAGGAAAATGGAGAACAAAGATCAAACAGAAACCGAGGATAGAATATAATACTACTATGAACAGGACCtgaacagagcatgaacatgagaactgaaaagcAAACCATACAGAAGAAAAACTATATAGGAACTAATAagagaataataagaaaataaatactaagacaaaacaaaagtggaattgactaagaaaacaaagtggctaaacaaactataagtaaaacagactacatgataacagaaaacaaaaccagatacTAAAGCATAACAGACGATATCAGAAACAagcacagcaaaataaacaaacgataaacaatgaaaacacagactggttgaacaaataagaacggaactgaactatggctaaagtatgaaaaagTAATAAAAATACAAAGTAGCAAGGCAAAaccaaacagagaataaacacaacCAAAATCAAACAACTAATAATTCAAAGCCGGGGCTGACGGTGGgtaaaagaaagaggaaaaaataggATCAAAACCCTAGATCTGTGCCGAGACCTGACAGGTGGCTGTAATTTCCTGCTCACTAAATGATCATATTTGCTGCAGGAGATGTGATCTGTGACTCAGCAGTGAGCAGAAAGATGTTTGTGATGAATCAGCTGCTGTGAGACAAACAGAGTGACTGGAGGCAGGAACGGAGCCCAGAAACTACAATAATACACATTCAACCATTAttaaaacctggttacagcaggatgaatatgttagtttaaatgagtcaacacccccgagtcacactaactgtcagaatgctcgtagcacgggccggggcggaggattagcagcaatcttccattccagcttattaattaatcaaaaacccagacagagctttaattcatttgaaagcttgactcttagtcttgtccatccaaattggaagtcccaaaaaccagttttatttgttattatctatcgtccacctggtcgttactgtgagtttctctgtgaattttcagaacttttgtctgacttagtgcttagctcagataagataattatagtgggcgattttaacatccacacagatgctgagaatgacagcctcaacactgcatttaatctattattagactcaattggctttgctcaaaatgtaaatgagtccacccaccactttaatcatatcttagatcttgttctgacttatggtatggaaattgaagacttaacagtattccctgaaaactcccttctgtctgatcatttcttaataacatttacatttactctgatggactacccagcagtggggaataagtttcattacactagaagtctttcagaaagcgctgtaactaggtttaaggatatgattccttctttatgttctctaatgccatataccaacacagtgcagagtagctacctaaactctgtaagtgagatagagtatcttgtcaatagttttacatcctcattgaagacaactttggatgctgtagctcctctgaaaaagagaactttaaatcagaagtgcctgactctctgGTATAACTCACctacttgcagcttaaagcagataacccgtaagttgggttagggttagggttagggttagggttagggttagggttagaggaaatggcgtctcactaatttagaagatcttcacttagcctggaaaaagagtctgttgctctataaaaaagccctccgtaaagctaggacatcttactactcatcactaattgaagaaaataagaacaaccccaggtttcttttcagcactgtagccaggctgacaaagagtcagagctctgttgagccgggtattcctttaactttaactagtaatgacttcatgactttctttgctaataaaattctaactattagagaaaaaattactcataaccatcccaaagacattgttatgtgtcggacgcagctcggagaaccgaccagcgtttgaaggacccagtatgaaataagcagagcacggtacaaaggctaactgaatttaatacataacagtgatcataataataataaaaggtgcagtctggcgtggtgcgctcccagcagcgctaatggtccggagccagaagctgtttcggacccaaggaccccaccgacaccccccaggtggccgcaacaaccgagtctgtgaaagaaggaaccattatgtgagtccacactctacacacagaacacttaaaggtgtacaaacagcaaacacttcctggcttgattactgatcagcttccaacctgcaggcatggaacatcccgttcacaaatcaccaccgcagtggaagctgatacatgactaacatacagctcaatacaataaggtgtgagggacaccacatttactgactgtataactgttagtcacaaaatccaacgtacctcaggaagtgtgctgacgagcgtgagacctcaccctctcctctttcacagaccgtgcatcaaacctggacattctcagcgtccgctgctgatgagatggctcccaagacgacgatctcacccgtctggtcacaaggtcgagtctctggcaaatgcac
This region includes:
- the LOC117522332 gene encoding contactin-associated protein-like 4, with product MLKMLKTITFKNPIRKLEDSQFLMAARQNSSASMHSQACDIPLVSNLPPSSFRSSSQLSSSHVPVFAKLNRREGAGGWSPLTSDEHQWLDVDLGERMQITAVATQGRYGSSDWLMSYLLMFSDTGHNWRQYRQEDR